A single region of the Parcubacteria group bacterium genome encodes:
- the cadA gene encoding cadmium-translocating P-type ATPase, whose protein sequence is MHPEIRQDRPGMCPECGMNLVPAKEKKGAMDHAGHDKHAGHSTALFLRKFWVSLILTVPVVLYADVVEKIFKWSPPAFSGSDFLPLVLGSIVFFYGGWVFLAGAGREIRGRLPGMMTLIGIAVSAAYFWSVYAVFAGAEALFWELTTLITIMLLGHWLEMRAVSGAQGALRELSKLLPDTAEVIRNGQPTTVQLSELREGDVVLVRPGAKIPADGRIADGESDVNESMVTGESKPVAKKEGDAVIAGTINGDGVLKISVSNIGEKTFLAGVMRLVAEAQASKSRLQILSDRAALYLTVVAVSGGLVTLVAWLAAGAEVGFAVARLVAVLVIACPHALGLAVPLVASISTTKAAHNGFLVKQRLALEAARSVDTVLFDKTGTLTRGEFGVVSYSSDEALALAASVDAHSEHPIARGIVAEAKKQGLGLREAKNFKRIPGVGAEAEVDGKRVFVGHRGKSDIQVELDGAAVGTLAVADTIRVEAAEALQELKGMGMRLAMITGDSEEVAQQVSKELGIDEYFARVLPHQKSEKVKELQSRGLRVAMVGDGINDAPALTQADLGIAIGAGTNVAIESAGIILVRNDPRDIAKIVRLSKMTYAKMIQNLFWATGYNVVALPLAAGALSAWGIILEPALAAVFMSASTVIVAANALLLKRAPLV, encoded by the coding sequence ATGCACCCGGAAATCCGGCAGGATCGGCCCGGCATGTGCCCGGAATGCGGCATGAACCTCGTTCCAGCAAAAGAGAAAAAAGGGGCAATGGACCACGCTGGCCACGACAAGCACGCCGGCCACTCAACGGCCTTGTTTTTGCGCAAGTTTTGGGTGAGCTTGATTCTCACTGTTCCGGTGGTGTTGTACGCGGATGTTGTTGAGAAGATTTTCAAGTGGTCGCCGCCGGCTTTTTCGGGTTCTGACTTTCTGCCGTTGGTTCTCGGTTCAATCGTGTTTTTCTACGGGGGCTGGGTATTCCTTGCCGGAGCTGGGCGCGAGATCCGCGGCCGCCTGCCGGGCATGATGACGCTCATCGGCATCGCCGTTTCAGCCGCTTATTTTTGGAGCGTGTACGCGGTTTTTGCGGGCGCAGAAGCCCTATTCTGGGAGCTCACGACATTGATTACTATTATGCTCCTGGGCCACTGGCTTGAGATGCGGGCCGTGAGCGGTGCCCAAGGCGCGCTCAGAGAACTCTCAAAATTACTTCCGGACACCGCAGAAGTAATCCGCAACGGCCAGCCGACAACGGTTCAGTTGTCCGAACTTAGAGAGGGTGACGTTGTCCTAGTGCGGCCTGGAGCCAAAATTCCTGCGGATGGCCGCATTGCTGATGGTGAATCAGACGTAAATGAATCAATGGTTACCGGAGAATCAAAGCCGGTGGCTAAAAAGGAGGGCGATGCGGTGATTGCCGGAACCATCAACGGCGACGGCGTGCTCAAGATCAGCGTTTCAAATATCGGCGAGAAAACGTTTCTGGCTGGCGTGATGCGCCTGGTTGCCGAAGCCCAGGCATCCAAATCGCGGCTTCAAATCCTCTCGGACCGGGCCGCGCTCTATTTGACCGTTGTCGCCGTTTCCGGGGGCCTAGTGACGCTCGTTGCGTGGCTTGCCGCGGGCGCGGAAGTCGGGTTTGCGGTTGCGCGGCTGGTTGCGGTGCTCGTCATTGCGTGCCCGCACGCCCTGGGACTTGCGGTGCCCCTGGTTGCGTCCATTTCCACCACCAAAGCTGCGCATAACGGTTTTCTTGTAAAACAGCGCCTTGCCTTGGAGGCGGCGCGAAGCGTTGATACGGTTTTGTTTGATAAAACCGGAACCTTGACCCGCGGCGAATTCGGCGTGGTATCCTATTCTTCAGACGAAGCGTTGGCGCTCGCGGCATCAGTTGACGCGCACTCCGAGCACCCCATTGCTCGCGGCATTGTTGCGGAAGCCAAGAAACAGGGGCTCGGGCTCCGGGAAGCAAAAAATTTCAAGCGCATCCCCGGTGTCGGCGCCGAAGCCGAAGTGGACGGCAAAAGGGTCTTTGTCGGCCACCGCGGAAAATCTGATATACAAGTGGAACTGGACGGCGCTGCAGTCGGCACCCTTGCTGTTGCAGACACCATCCGCGTTGAGGCAGCCGAAGCCCTGCAAGAGCTCAAAGGCATGGGTATGCGGCTTGCCATGATCACCGGCGATTCCGAGGAAGTGGCGCAACAGGTGAGTAAAGAACTTGGCATTGACGAATACTTTGCCCGCGTCTTGCCGCACCAAAAGTCAGAAAAAGTCAAAGAGCTCCAATCACGCGGTTTGAGAGTGGCTATGGTTGGCGACGGCATCAACGACGCTCCGGCGCTTACGCAGGCTGACCTCGGCATTGCCATTGGCGCGGGAACCAATGTGGCCATTGAATCAGCCGGCATTATCCTGGTCCGGAACGATCCGCGGGATATTGCCAAAATAGTCAGGCTGTCCAAGATGACGTACGCAAAGATGATCCAGAACCTTTTCTGGGCGACCGGCTACAACGTCGTTGCACTGCCGCTCGCGGCCGGCGCGCTCTCCGCGTGGGGCATCATTCTTGAGCCGGCCCTTGCCGCGGTGTTCATGTCCGCGAGCACGGTCATTGTGGCCGCCAACGCCCTGCTCCTCAAACGCGCGCCCTTGGTATGA